The Ramlibacter algicola genome segment TTCATCATCATGACGAAGCTGGTGTTGTACAGGCCGCCGGGGAAGGTGGTCACGTTCTTGATCAGCTTGTCGATCTTGAACGATTCCATCGACTCGGCCGGCAGCAGCGTGCCGTCCATGACGCCGCTGGACAGCAGCTCGTAGTTGTCGGTGGCGGGCTTGAGCGTGGCGTTCATGCCCAGCGCCTTGGTGATGTCGTTGATGATGCCGCCGCCGACGCGCCACTTCTGGCCCTGCAGGTCTTCCATCTTCGTCACCGGGCCCTTGGTGGTCATCACCATGCCGGGGCCGTGCGTGAACAGCGTGATGACCTTGACGCCCTGGTGCTCCTGCAGGATCGCCGGGTTCTTGCGGCCGATGCGGTCGAATGCGACCGAGATGGATTCGGCCGAGTCGCCCAGGAACGGGAACTCCGCCATCTGCGTCGTGACGAAACGGCCCGGCGTGTAGCCGTGCACCGTGAACGACAGGTCGGCCAGGCCGTTCTTGATGGCGTCGTAGGTGCCGGGCGGGTTGGAGACGCCGCGCGGCAGGATGTTGCACTTCATCTTGCCGGACGTGTTCTTCGCGAGCAGGTCGCACCATTCCTTCTGCGCGACGGACATCGCGTGCGTGGGCGGCAGCCACGTCGACGCGGTGATCACGGTGTCGGCGAACGTGGGCACGCAGGCAAGGGTGGTGGCCGCGGCCAGCAGCAGGCGTTTCATGGCTGTCTCCAGGGGAGTGCTTCGATGGCAGGCACTGTACGGCGCGCACCGGTGCGGTCCCGTCATGACTTTCCCGCACGGTGCGCGCGCGACTGTCGTGCCATGGACAAAGCGGAGCGCCACCGCTGGCAGCGCGCGTCCTATAATTCCAAAAGCGAACGGTCGTTCGTTTTTACCGGGCGGGGCCTGAGCGGCTTCGCCGGCGCCTAGAATTTCCCGTTTACGTCAACGTCAACTGCGCAGCAGGCAAGGAGCGCCCCGCATGAAGGTCCTCGTCCCCGTGAAACGGGTGGTCGACTACAACGTGAAGGTCCGGGTCAAGTCGGACAACACGGGTGTGGACATCGCCAACGTCAAGATGAGCATGAACCCGTTCGACGAGATCGCCGTGGAGGAAGCGGTGCGCCTGAAGGAAAAGGGCATCGCGACCGAGGTGATCGCCGTCTCGTGCGGTGTCCAGCAGTGCCAGGAGACGCTGCGCACCGCGATGGCCATCGGCGCCGACCGCGCCATCCTGGTCCAGACCGACGAGGAACTGCAGCCGCTGGCGGTCGCCAAGCTACTGAACGCGCTGGTCGCCAAGGAGCAGCCTGGCCTGGTGATCCTGGGCAAGCAGGCGATCGACGACGACGCCAACCAGACCGGCCAGATGCTGGCCGCGCTGGCCGACCTGCCGCAGGCGACGTTCGCCTCGAAGGTGGAAGTGGCCGACGGCAAGGCGCAAGTCACGCGCGAAGTCGACGGCGGCCTCGAGACGCTGTCCATCGACCTGCCCGCGGTGGTGACGACGGACCTGCGCCTGAACGAGCCGCGCTACGTCACGCTGCCCAACATCATGAAGGCCAAGAAGAAGCCGCTGGACACCGTCACGCCCGCCGACCTCGGCGTGGATGTCGCGCCGCGGCTGAAGACGCTCAAGGTCACCGAGCCGCCCAAGCGCAGCGCCGGCGTGAAGGTGCCGGACGTCGCGACGCTGGTGCAAAAACTCAAGACCGAAGCGAAGGTGATCTGACACAGCGCAGCGCGTCAGATCATCCCGGCGCAGGCCGGGATCCATTCAAGGAATTCTCATGACTGTCCTCGTCATCGCCGAACACGACAACGCGTCCATCAAGGGCGCTACCCTCAACACCGTCACCGCCGCGGCTGCCTGCGCGTCGGGCGACGTGCACGTGCTGGTCGCGGGCCACAACGCCGCCGAAGCTGCGAAGGCAGCGGCGCACATCGCCGGCGTCGCGAAGGTGCTGCACGCCGAGGGCGAGCAGTTCGCGCACGGCCTCGCGGAGAACGTCGCCGCGCAGGTGCTCGCCATCGCGGGCGACTACTCGCACATCCTGTTCCCCGCCACCGCGGGTGGCAAGAACGTCGCGCCGCGCGTCGCGGCCAAGCTGGACGTCGCGCAGATCTCCGACATCACCAAAGTCGACGCCGCCGACACGTTCGAGCGCCCGATCTACGCCGGCAATGCCATCGCCATCGTGCAGAGCGCGGACAAGGTGAAGGTGCTGACGGTGCGCACGACGGCGTTCGATCCGGCCGCCACCAGCGGCGGCAGCGCCGCCGTCGAGACCGCCAATGCCGTTGCCGCGAACGCCAAGAGCCGCTTCGTCGGCCAGGAGATCGCGCAGAACGACCGCCCCGAGCTCACCGCCGCCAAGATCATCGTGTCGGGTGGCCGCGCGCTCGGTTCGAGCGAGAAGTTCCAGGAAGTGATGACGCCGCTGGCCGACAAGCTGGGCGCCGCCATCGGCGCGTCGCGGGCCGCGGTCGACGCGGGCTACGCGCCCAACGACCTGCAGGTCGGCCAGACCGGCAAGATCGTCGCGCCGCAGCTGTACATCGCCGCCGGCATCTCCGGCGCGATCCAGCACCTGGCCGGCATGAAGGACTCCAAGGTGATCGTCGCGATCAACAAGGACCCCGAAGCGCCCATCTTCAGCGTCGCCGACTACGGCCTCGAGGCCGACCTGTTCCAGGCCGTGCCCGAGCTCGTCAAAGCCCTGTAAGAGCAGCCGAACGCAAAGGCCGCAAGACCTCGCAAAGGGCGCAAAGGACATCAAGGTCTTTTGCGCCCTTTGCGCAACCTTGGCGTCCCTGCGTTCCATTTCCCCGGAGAGACCATGACGTACCGCGCCCCGATCAAGGACATGCTGTTCGACATCCGCCACCTCGCGCGGATCGACGAGATCGCGAAGATTCCCGGCTTCGAGGAAGCCGGTTTCGACACGGCGCAGGCCGTGCTGGAGGAATGCGCGAAGTTCAACCAGGAAGTGGTCGCGCCGCTGAACGTCACCGGCGATCGTGAACCTTCGTCGTGGAAGGACGGCAACGTCACCACCACCAAGGGATTCCGCGACGCGTACCGGCAATACATCGAGGGCGGCTGGCAGGGCCTGCAGCACCCGACCGACTTCGGCGGCCAGGGCCTGCCCAAGACCATCGGCGCGATGTGCGGCGAGATCCTCAACGCCGCGAACCTGAGCTTCGCGCTGTGCCCGCTGCTGACCGACGGCGCCATCGAGGCGCTGCTGACCGCGGGCTCGGACGACCTGAAGGCGCGCTACCTGGAGAAGCTGGTGAGCGGCGAGTGGACCGGCACCATGAACCTCACCGAGCCGCAGGCCGGCAGCGACCTGGCGCTGGTGCGCACGCGCGCCGAGCCGCAGCCGGACGGCACGTACCGCATCTTCGGCACCAAGATCTTCATCACCTACGGCGAGCACGACATGGCGGACAACATCGTCCACCTCGTGCTGGCGCGCGTGACCGGCGCGCCGGAAGGCGTGAAGGGCATCAGCCTGTTCGTGGTGCCCAAGTTCATGCCCAAGGACGACGGCACGCCCGGCGAGCGCAACGACGTGCACTGCGTGAGCATCGAGCACAAGATGGGCATCAAGGCGTCGCCGACCGCGGTCCTGCAATACGGCGACAGCGGCAAGGGCGCGATCGGCTACCTGGTGGGCCAGGAGAACCGCGGCCTCGAGTACATGTTCATCATGATGAACGCGGCCCGCTACGCGGTGGGCGTGCAGGGCATCGCCATCGCCGAGCGCGCGTACCAGAAGGCGGTCGAGTACGCGAAGGACCGCGTGCAATCGCGTCCGGTCGACGGCTCCATGACCACGGCCGCGCCGATCATCCACCACCCCGACGTCAAGCGCATGCTGATGACGATGCGCGCGTCCACCGAAGGCTGCCGCGCGATGGCCAGCGTGGCCGCGGCGGCGTACGACGCGTCGCACCACCATCCCGACGCCGAAGTGCGCAAGCAGAACCAGGCCTTCTATGAATTCCTGGTGCCGCTGGTGAAGGGCTACAGCACCGAGATGAGCCTGGACGTCACGTCGCTGGGCGTGCAGGTGCACGGCGGCATGGGCTTCATCGAGGAGACCGGGGCGGCGCAGTACTACCGCGACGCCAAGATCCTGACCATCTACGAAGGCACGACCGCCATCCAGGCCAACGACCTCGTGGGCCGCAAGACGGCGCGCGACGGCGGCCAGGTCGCCAAGGCGATCGCCGCGCAGATCGAGAAGACCGAAGCCGATCTCGCCAAGCGTGACAGCGTGGCGGCTCGCGCGGTGCTGAAGCGCCTCACGGCCGCACGCCAGGCGTTCGTCGACGTGGTCGACTACATCGCCGGGCAGGCCAAGGGCAGCCCGAATGCGGTGTTCGCCGGCTCGGTGCCGTACCTGATGCTGGCCGGCAACCTGGTGGCCGGCTGGCAGCTCGCGCGTTCGCTGCTGGTCGCCGAGGACCTGGCGGCCAAGGGCGAGGACAAGGCGTTCATGGAAGCGAAAATCGCGACGGCGCGCTTCTACGCCGAGCACCTCCTGGCCAAGGCGCCCGGCGTGCGCGACGCGATCGTCGAAGGCGCCGAGAGCGTCACTTCGCTGCCCCTCGAAGCTTTCTGAAGCGGACGACCGTCCGTCTTCGCCGATTCCCCACAGGAGCCCTGATGCTGCCTCCCGTCCTGCGCAACCTCTCGCTGCCGGTGATCGGCTCGCCGCTGTTCATCATCAGCAACCCCAAGCTCGTGATCGAGCAGTGCAAGGCGGGCATCGTGGGCGCCATGCCGGCGCTCAACGCGCGGCCGGCGTCGCAGCTGGACGAGTGGCTGGCGGAGATCTCGGAGACGCTCGGCGCGTACAACCGCGCCCACCCGGACAAGCCGGCGGCGCCGTTCGCCATCAACCAGATCGTGCACAAGAGCAATGACCGGCTCGAGCACGACATGGAGATGGTCGTGAAGTACAAGGTGCCGGTGATCATCACGTCGCTGGGCGCG includes the following:
- a CDS encoding TRAP transporter substrate-binding protein → MKRLLLAAATTLACVPTFADTVITASTWLPPTHAMSVAQKEWCDLLAKNTSGKMKCNILPRGVSNPPGTYDAIKNGLADLSFTVHGYTPGRFVTTQMAEFPFLGDSAESISVAFDRIGRKNPAILQEHQGVKVITLFTHGPGMVMTTKGPVTKMEDLQGQKWRVGGGIINDITKALGMNATLKPATDNYELLSSGVMDGTLLPAESMESFKIDKLIKNVTTFPGGLYNTSFVMMMNQGKYDKLTAEEKKAVDAISGEVAARIVGRQWDKFDRRALGLMQANGITHTKADAKFVADVKGKVAPLEQDWAKRAEAKGLKNGSKVLADFRAEIAKAAK
- a CDS encoding electron transfer flavoprotein subunit beta/FixA family protein, with the protein product MKVLVPVKRVVDYNVKVRVKSDNTGVDIANVKMSMNPFDEIAVEEAVRLKEKGIATEVIAVSCGVQQCQETLRTAMAIGADRAILVQTDEELQPLAVAKLLNALVAKEQPGLVILGKQAIDDDANQTGQMLAALADLPQATFASKVEVADGKAQVTREVDGGLETLSIDLPAVVTTDLRLNEPRYVTLPNIMKAKKKPLDTVTPADLGVDVAPRLKTLKVTEPPKRSAGVKVPDVATLVQKLKTEAKVI
- a CDS encoding electron transfer flavoprotein subunit alpha/FixB family protein is translated as MTVLVIAEHDNASIKGATLNTVTAAAACASGDVHVLVAGHNAAEAAKAAAHIAGVAKVLHAEGEQFAHGLAENVAAQVLAIAGDYSHILFPATAGGKNVAPRVAAKLDVAQISDITKVDAADTFERPIYAGNAIAIVQSADKVKVLTVRTTAFDPAATSGGSAAVETANAVAANAKSRFVGQEIAQNDRPELTAAKIIVSGGRALGSSEKFQEVMTPLADKLGAAIGASRAAVDAGYAPNDLQVGQTGKIVAPQLYIAAGISGAIQHLAGMKDSKVIVAINKDPEAPIFSVADYGLEADLFQAVPELVKAL
- a CDS encoding acyl-CoA dehydrogenase, encoding MTYRAPIKDMLFDIRHLARIDEIAKIPGFEEAGFDTAQAVLEECAKFNQEVVAPLNVTGDREPSSWKDGNVTTTKGFRDAYRQYIEGGWQGLQHPTDFGGQGLPKTIGAMCGEILNAANLSFALCPLLTDGAIEALLTAGSDDLKARYLEKLVSGEWTGTMNLTEPQAGSDLALVRTRAEPQPDGTYRIFGTKIFITYGEHDMADNIVHLVLARVTGAPEGVKGISLFVVPKFMPKDDGTPGERNDVHCVSIEHKMGIKASPTAVLQYGDSGKGAIGYLVGQENRGLEYMFIMMNAARYAVGVQGIAIAERAYQKAVEYAKDRVQSRPVDGSMTTAAPIIHHPDVKRMLMTMRASTEGCRAMASVAAAAYDASHHHPDAEVRKQNQAFYEFLVPLVKGYSTEMSLDVTSLGVQVHGGMGFIEETGAAQYYRDAKILTIYEGTTAIQANDLVGRKTARDGGQVAKAIAAQIEKTEADLAKRDSVAARAVLKRLTAARQAFVDVVDYIAGQAKGSPNAVFAGSVPYLMLAGNLVAGWQLARSLLVAEDLAAKGEDKAFMEAKIATARFYAEHLLAKAPGVRDAIVEGAESVTSLPLEAF